The stretch of DNA CGCCACGGCCAGCCCCGAGCCGGCAAGGGCTGCGATCTCGGCTTCGCTCAGGGCGATGTTGAGCAGGAGCACGCCGTCCACGCGCTGGGACAGCCCGGCCAGGTCGCCGAACAGCTTCCGGTGCACGCTGGGCCGGTTCCGAAGGCTGATCAGGACGGTGTCATAACCGCCGGCGGCAAACACTTCCTCGGCAGCCTCCACGGCCTGGGCAAAGAACCAGGCGGTCGCGGTGGGGACGATGATGGCCACGGAACCGGTGCTTCCGCCGGCCAGCCGGGAGGCCGCGGACGATGCCTTGTAGCCCAGTTTGGCTGCCGCATCGCTGACCTTGGCCTGGGCTTTTTCGGAGACATTGGGCAGCTGGCGCAGCGCCCGGGAGACGGTACAGATGGACAACCCGGACAGCGCGGCGACGTCCTGGATGGTTGCGCGCGGGGTCTTGGCCTGCAGCACGGGCTCAGCCCTTTCTTCCCCCTGAAGTGATGGGCCAGTGAACATGGCCGAAGTAGAGTGTAAACGCTTACAAAATTGGCATGCAAGTGGAGAAACGCCGTTTGGTGCCGGCGGGGCGTCAGCGGGGCTTTAGCCGCAGCGCGTAGTGGCGCAGGAAGACGCTGACATCGACCAGTTCCGCCTTGGCGATGGAGTGCCCCATCCCGGGGTAGGTCCGCGCCGTGAGCGCGGTATTCCGGTGCAGCCATTCCCCGGTGTGCTCGACGGCGTCGTCGTTGATCACAACGTCCGCCCGGTCCCGGCCCCAGAAGAACGGCGGCCGGACCTCGAAGGATTCGCTCATTGCCAGCAGTTCGTTGTCCAGGACAAATCCGGACAGTCCGACGACGGCCCGGAACTGCGCGGGCCGGAGGCGCAGCAGCGTGCTCGCCATGGCCATTCCCTGCGAATAGCCGAGCAGGCTGACGCTGCTGTGCTGCGCTTTGACGGAGTCGATCCAGGCGAAGACGGCGTTCGTGCTGGAGATGACGTCAGCGAAATCGTGGGTGAGGAAGTAGTCCAGCAGGAACCAGCCGTAGTGGTCCCCGATCACCTTCGGGGCGCGCAGGGCCGCACAACTGAACTCGGGCGGAAGGGAGCCGAACAGCTGCGCCATCCGTGATTCGTCCGTTCCGTAGCCGTGCATCATCACCAGCAACGGCGTGCCGGCACGTTTGTGTTCGGGTTTGGACCAGGCGACTGTCTCCATGGGCCCAGCCTAACTTTCCCGCGGCCCCGGCCGGCTGCGCATCAACCCGTCGCCCCGGGGCGGGGGTCAGTCCGCGGTCATCACCAACGCGGTGCTGTGGCCGCCGAAGCCGAAGGCGTTGGCTATGCCAGCCGTCGCCGTCAGGCCCGAGACTGATTCCGGGATGATGTTGAGGCCGATTCCCTCGTCCGGGTTCGCAAGGGTGCGCGTGCCCGGGAACGCCCGGGTCCGCAGCGCCTGGATCATGACGACGGCACCGAGCGCGCCGGCGCCTCCGAGGAGGTGCCCGGTGAGGGACTTCGTTGACGTGACGGGAACCTGGTTTCCGAGGACGGCGGTGATGGCTTCCGCTTCCAGGCGGTCCCCCACCGGGGTGGAGGTCGCATGGGCGTGGACCAGGCCGATATCCCGGGGGCTCAGCCCTGCGTCCGCGATGGCCTTTTCCATCACCCGGCGCTGCATCGCCGGATCGGCAGCGACGATGTCGACGGCGTCGGACGTCACCGCGGTCCCGGCGACGACGCCCAGTATTTCCGCGCCGCGGGCGCGGGCATGGTC from Arthrobacter sp. PAMC25564 encodes:
- a CDS encoding phospholipase; translation: METVAWSKPEHKRAGTPLLVMMHGYGTDESRMAQLFGSLPPEFSCAALRAPKVIGDHYGWFLLDYFLTHDFADVISSTNAVFAWIDSVKAQHSSVSLLGYSQGMAMASTLLRLRPAQFRAVVGLSGFVLDNELLAMSESFEVRPPFFWGRDRADVVINDDAVEHTGEWLHRNTALTARTYPGMGHSIAKAELVDVSVFLRHYALRLKPR